A stretch of DNA from Actinomycetes bacterium:
CCACCGGGTGCGGGTCTAGCCCCACGCCAGCAGCGAAGGCAGCCGAGGAGGGTGCGGCGAACCGCGTCGGATACAGCGCACCGTACACCGCCCGATCGCCTTCGGTGATCGTGCGCGGGGTCGCGTGGTCGATCACCTGACCGATGGTGAAGTCTTCGAAGAAGTTGCCCGGATTCGTCTTGCTCATGGCTACAAAATTACCTGTGGGCTAATCCCAGCGGTTCACGAGGTTGGCAAAGTCCGGCCAGTATCACCGACCAATCCGCGTTCGCCGCGCGGAGGCGTTAGCGTCAGGACATGGCCGATTCCCGCAGCAGCACCCCCGCCTGGCCGGGGCACTGGAGCCCGCTTGGGGTCACTCACGATGGCCTTGGCGTCAACGTGGCACTGTGGAGTCGCGGCGCGGAGCGAGTGGAGTTCTGTGTCCTAGACGCCGAAGGTGGCGAAACTCGCTACGAGTTAACCGAGCAAACCTTCCACATCTTCCACGGCTATGTACCGGGTGTGGAAGTGGGAACGCGTTACGGCTTTCGAGTCTATGGCCCCTGGCAACCGGAGCAGGGCCTGCGCTACAACCCGAACAAGCTCCTGATTGACCCGTATGCGCGAGCCGTCACCGGTGACTTGACGTTGAACCCAGCCATCTTTGGTCACGAAGGTACCGATGACCTCACCCGCAACGACGCTGATTCCGCCCCGTACATGCCCCACTCCGTTGTCGTCGGCAGCGGCTTTGACTGGAGCGGCGACACCAGCCCCAATGTCTCGTGGAGTGACACTGTCATCTACGAGACTCACGTCAAAGGATTCACGAAACTCCATCCGGAAATCCCGGAAGCTCTCCGCGGCACCTACGCCGGGCTCGCACATCCTGCCGTCATCGAACATCTCGTCGGGCTAGGCGTTACCTCGGTGGAACTGCTACCCATCCACCACTTCATCTCCGAGACCTCAATTCTTGATCGGGGTCTCGTCAACTACTGGGGATACAACTCCATCGGCTACTTCGCCCCACACGCCGCCTACAGTTCCGCTGGCACGACCGGCCAACAGGTGGATGAGTTCAAGGGCATGGTGCGCTCGCTGCACGCGGCCGGACTCGAAGTAATCCTGGACGTGGTCTACAACCACACTGCCGAAGGCAACCAACTGGGACCGACGTTGTCCTTCCGCGGTATCGACAACCCCGGCTACTACCGACTCCCAGACGACGCCCGCTACTACACCGACTACACCGGCTGCGGGAACACGCTCAACGTCGTGCAACCACACGTGCTGCAACTCATCACCGACTCGCTGCGGTACTGGGTGGAAGAGATGCACGTGGACGGATTCCGATTCGATTTGGCCAGCGCCCTCGCCCGCTCGATGCACGACGTGGACATGTTGGGCAACTTCCTCGCCACCGTGCAGCAGGATCCAGTGCTGCGCGAAGTGAAACTCATCGCCGAACCTTGGGACGTCGGCGATGGTGGTTACCAGGTGGGCGAGTTCCCACCACTGTGGACAGAATGGAACGACAAATACCGCGACTGCATCCGCGACTTCTGGCGAGGTTCGGGGCGCACCGGCGAAATGGCCTCCCGGTTGACTGGCTCCGCGGACTTGTATTCCCGGGAGGGCCGCCGACCGTTTGCCTCGATCAACTACGTGACCGCCCACGATGGCTTCACCGCTCGCGACCTGGTCAGCTACGACCACAAACACAACGAAGCCAACGGTGAGAACAACCGGGACGGCAGCAACGACAACCGCAGCCGCAACTACGGGGCCGAAGGGGAAACCCCCGACGAAGGCATCAACCGGATCCGCCACCGACAATTGCGCAACATCCTCGCCACTCTCGCGCTGTCAACCGGGGTACCCATGTTCACCATGGGCGATGAAATCGGACGCACCCAGGGCGGCAACAACAACGCCTACTGCCAAGATAACGAGATCTCCTACATGCCCTGGGACTGGCAGGACTGGCAACACGGCCTGCTGAACTTCGTCAGCACCACACTGCGGATCCGTCGCGAACACCCGGTGTTTCGGCAGTTGAACTACTTCCAAGGACTACCGGTCAACGGCAACGGCCAGAAAGATCTCACCTGGTTCGGCCCCGAAGGCATCGAACTGACCGACGAGACCTGGGACAACCCGCAACTGCACACTCTCGGCATGCTGTTGGCGGGACAACTGCGATCCCGGGATTCTTGGGGTCGCGCGATCGAGGACGAGTCGTTCCTGCTCTACCTGCACGCTGGCGAGGAGGACACATCGGTGGTGCTGCCGCCGTTGGCCGACGGCGCTGGTTTTCGGCGAATCCTGGACTCTGCGGAGGACACGTCCGCTGAACGCCGACTCCTCGAACCGCCGGGCGCCAAGGTCCGGCTACAGAGCCACAGCGTGGTGCTGTTCGAGGTCGCCACCGACTAGGTGACCGGGGATTGGGGTTGGGTGCTGCCAGGTGCTATTTCGTCATTTCGCGAACGTGCGGCTTACCGTCGCGTACTTCACCGATCAGCACCTTGTCCGCGAGCCCCACGAACAGCCCCACATCCAAGACCCCCGGCATATTGTTGAGTTCCTTCTCTAACTCACCAGGGTTGTCGATCGGAGCGAAGGTGGTGTCGATCAGGAAGTTCCCTTGATCGGTAATCACCGGGCCAGCTTTCCTGACCGCCATCCGCAGTTCCGGTTTGCCACCGATCCGCTCCAACCGTTCGGTGACCTGCCGAAAAGTATCGGGCAGCACCTCGACTGGGATCGGCATTTTCTCCCCCAACTTCGACACCAGTTTGCTGTCATCCACAACGATCACCAGCTCGTCGGCCCAAGCGTCCACCAGCTTTTCCTCGGTATGACAGCCACCGCCGCCTTTGGTGAGGTCCAGATTCGGTGCGACTTCGTCCGCACCGTCTACGGCTAGATCGATGCGATCGATCTCATTCAAGGTGGCAAACGGAACACCGTGCTGCACCGCCAACACCTCAGCCTGGAATGAAGTGGGCACCCCACGGACACCCTCAAGTTCACCACTCTTAACTCGGCGCCCGACGGATTCCACGAAGAGCGCGGCCGTCGAACCGGAGCCCAGTCCGAGCGTCATCCCCGGCTTCACTAGTTGGGCCGCGGCGGCGGCAACTTGGTGCTTCAACTGATCTTGCAGGTCCACAGGACAGCACCCTACGCATCTCTACCTGCCAGTGCGCCCCGCAGCGCCGATAGGATTCCTTCATTCGTCAAACTTTGCCTGTCGAGCCGACAAAAGATCGACTAGCGTCGGGAACCATGACACATGACGGGAACCACACCTCGCCGCCGATCGGTCACTGCCGATCATGCGGTAGCGACTTGTTCTCACACGTGATCGATCTTGGCCACCAGCCCAGTGGAACGAGTTTCCCGCTACTGGACGACCCTCGCACCGAACCCACCTATCCGGTAGATCTGTGGCGATGCGACCGATGTGGGCTGCTCCAACTAGGAGATCGCTTCAGCCAGATCGAAGAAGAAATCAGTGGTGTTCGATCAGCCACACATGCGGCGCACGCGAAGTCGGGAACTGAAGCCCTGATCAGCGAGCTAAATCTGCAACCTGGCATGACCTACGCGCACACCCGTTCACCCCACGGTGACGGCTGGGAAGTTGAGCTGGAAGCGGCTGGTCTACTGCCGGCCCGCAAGGATCAACCAGCAGACCTCGTACTGGACATTTTCGGTGTCATGCATTCCGAGAATTTCGACCATGATTTCGGCGAGACGCTCGAAAAGATGGCGCCCAACGGCTACTTCGTAATCGAGACGCAAGACGCGCTCCAACTCATCAGCCAAGGCGAGTTCGCCACGATTCGGGTCGGCCACCCGCTCTATTTCAATGCGCACAGTTTGATATCGGCCCTACAGCGCCATGGGTTCGCGCCCATCAGCTGCAGCACCACCGCCGCCCACGGCGGAGCCCTCAAACTGGTAGCGGCAAAGGAGGGTTCAGCCGATGCCTCTGTAGCTGCGCGACTGACCGCAGAGGTCGCCGCCGGCGTTGGGCCTGGTGGGGATCTGTCGGGGATAGCCCAGCGAATGATCAGCACCAAAAGCAAATTGCTGGACTTTCTGCACTCGCAGCAGGAAGCAGGTGTACATGTTGCCGGCTACGGCGCACCCTCGCGAGGCGTGGGTTTACTCAACTGGCTGGGCGTAACCTCCGACCTACTTCCGTACACCGCAGATCTTTCGCCAGCGAAGCAAGGGCGACGCATACCGGGGACCGATATCCCGATTGTGTCGCCGGCAGAACTTATCTTGCGCAGACCCGACATCGTGCTGATCCTCAACTACGACATGGCACCTGAAGTACGGCGAGGATTGGCAGAACTGGACGACCACGGGACTCGTTTTTTTCTCCCGATGCCGGAGCCCCGCGAAATGCCAGACCTTTCCTAGCACCAGCAGCCAACCCGTTCGATGCAGCGACTCCACAACTCAGCGCCACTAGAGTCCGACTATGCCCACTGATCCGCCCCCGGACCCCGGCCTTGGCCGACCCGGAGGACTCGAACCGCCACCGACGCTATCCGGCCGATTTGCGATTAGCGACGTGTGGCCAGCGGTGGAATCTGGGCGCCGCCCGGCTAAGGCGGCCGTAGGGGAAAAGGTGCCAGTGGCAGCCACCGTCTTTCGCGAGGGCCATGACGCTCTCGGAGTGGAGGCGGTGCTGACTTCCCCGACCGGGTCGCACCATCGGATCTCGTTGCATCCGGTCGGTGTGGGAGTAGATCGTTGGGCGGGAGACTTCCGGTTCGAAGAGTCAGGTGATTGGACTTTCAGCATCGAAGCCTGGGATCACGTGATCGAGACCTGGCTGCATCGCGCCCGGATCAAGATCCCGATCGGTTCAGACCGCGAAATTGAACTCGGTGATGGCGCATTGCTGCTGGAACGGGTAGCCGACTCGCTACCTG
This window harbors:
- the glgX gene encoding glycogen debranching protein GlgX, coding for MADSRSSTPAWPGHWSPLGVTHDGLGVNVALWSRGAERVEFCVLDAEGGETRYELTEQTFHIFHGYVPGVEVGTRYGFRVYGPWQPEQGLRYNPNKLLIDPYARAVTGDLTLNPAIFGHEGTDDLTRNDADSAPYMPHSVVVGSGFDWSGDTSPNVSWSDTVIYETHVKGFTKLHPEIPEALRGTYAGLAHPAVIEHLVGLGVTSVELLPIHHFISETSILDRGLVNYWGYNSIGYFAPHAAYSSAGTTGQQVDEFKGMVRSLHAAGLEVILDVVYNHTAEGNQLGPTLSFRGIDNPGYYRLPDDARYYTDYTGCGNTLNVVQPHVLQLITDSLRYWVEEMHVDGFRFDLASALARSMHDVDMLGNFLATVQQDPVLREVKLIAEPWDVGDGGYQVGEFPPLWTEWNDKYRDCIRDFWRGSGRTGEMASRLTGSADLYSREGRRPFASINYVTAHDGFTARDLVSYDHKHNEANGENNRDGSNDNRSRNYGAEGETPDEGINRIRHRQLRNILATLALSTGVPMFTMGDEIGRTQGGNNNAYCQDNEISYMPWDWQDWQHGLLNFVSTTLRIRREHPVFRQLNYFQGLPVNGNGQKDLTWFGPEGIELTDETWDNPQLHTLGMLLAGQLRSRDSWGRAIEDESFLLYLHAGEEDTSVVLPPLADGAGFRRILDSAEDTSAERRLLEPPGAKVRLQSHSVVLFEVATD
- a CDS encoding class I SAM-dependent methyltransferase, giving the protein MFSHVIDLGHQPSGTSFPLLDDPRTEPTYPVDLWRCDRCGLLQLGDRFSQIEEEISGVRSATHAAHAKSGTEALISELNLQPGMTYAHTRSPHGDGWEVELEAAGLLPARKDQPADLVLDIFGVMHSENFDHDFGETLEKMAPNGYFVIETQDALQLISQGEFATIRVGHPLYFNAHSLISALQRHGFAPISCSTTAAHGGALKLVAAKEGSADASVAARLTAEVAAGVGPGGDLSGIAQRMISTKSKLLDFLHSQQEAGVHVAGYGAPSRGVGLLNWLGVTSDLLPYTADLSPAKQGRRIPGTDIPIVSPAELILRRPDIVLILNYDMAPEVRRGLAELDDHGTRFFLPMPEPREMPDLS
- the rpiA gene encoding ribose-5-phosphate isomerase RpiA: MDLQDQLKHQVAAAAAQLVKPGMTLGLGSGSTAALFVESVGRRVKSGELEGVRGVPTSFQAEVLAVQHGVPFATLNEIDRIDLAVDGADEVAPNLDLTKGGGGCHTEEKLVDAWADELVIVVDDSKLVSKLGEKMPIPVEVLPDTFRQVTERLERIGGKPELRMAVRKAGPVITDQGNFLIDTTFAPIDNPGELEKELNNMPGVLDVGLFVGLADKVLIGEVRDGKPHVREMTK